In Arthrobacter sp. UKPF54-2, the following are encoded in one genomic region:
- a CDS encoding oxygenase MpaB family protein produces MRNVLRQWQAELKQTFTGTRDAVPEWVPRLAEGDDAGYHLPGSAVWAVHGDMPTIVAGIRALLMQALHPGALAGVHDHSRFREDPLGRLAGTIRWIFTVTYGSTDAARAASGWVLRVHESVRGDYLDGHGVRRPYAANDPELLRWVHIAFTDAFLSAHKLWGRPIPGGPDAYVREWAQAGRLMGVESPPLSEAEMRRQLERWYNDGELSSGDKVAETVAFIRDPPLHPALRPGYRVLFAAAVASLEPKYRDMLGLRTARLGPVPLPVKLATKVTLGVVHLALGRMGPSEQAARQRLRRLGYAA; encoded by the coding sequence ATGCGCAATGTCCTCAGACAGTGGCAGGCCGAGCTCAAGCAGACGTTCACCGGGACCAGGGACGCGGTCCCGGAATGGGTGCCGCGGCTGGCGGAAGGCGACGACGCCGGCTATCACCTTCCCGGGTCCGCCGTCTGGGCCGTGCACGGGGACATGCCGACGATTGTCGCCGGCATCCGGGCACTGCTGATGCAGGCGCTGCACCCCGGCGCGCTGGCCGGCGTCCACGACCATTCCCGGTTCAGGGAAGATCCCTTGGGCCGGCTCGCCGGGACCATCCGGTGGATCTTCACCGTCACCTACGGGTCCACCGACGCGGCCCGTGCCGCCTCCGGCTGGGTGCTGCGTGTGCACGAGTCGGTGCGCGGGGACTACCTCGACGGCCACGGGGTGCGCCGGCCCTATGCGGCGAACGACCCGGAACTGCTCCGCTGGGTGCACATCGCCTTCACCGATGCGTTCCTGTCCGCACACAAGCTCTGGGGCCGGCCGATCCCGGGCGGCCCGGACGCCTACGTGCGCGAGTGGGCGCAGGCGGGACGACTGATGGGGGTTGAGTCGCCGCCGCTGAGCGAGGCCGAGATGCGCCGGCAGCTCGAGCGCTGGTACAACGACGGCGAACTGAGTTCCGGCGACAAGGTCGCCGAGACCGTGGCCTTCATCCGCGATCCCCCGCTCCACCCGGCGCTCAGGCCCGGATACCGGGTGCTGTTCGCGGCGGCGGTGGCCAGCCTCGAGCCCAAGTACCGGGACATGCTCGGGCTGCGCACCGCACGGCTCGGGCCAGTCCCGCTTCCGGTGAAGCTGGCGACGAAGGTCACGCTCGGCGTCGTCCATCTTGCCCTGGGCCGGATGGGCCCAAGCGAACAGGCCGCACGCCAACGGCTGCGCCGCCTCGGGTACGCGGCCTAG
- a CDS encoding IS1249 family transposase — protein MLCGSGLKRNGKTSAGRTRWRCTGCGASSTRTRPDVERRAQLGAFLGWLMGKSSQVECVREGADRSFRRRTGWCWNIAPQIPVTGEVHDQIQVDGIYVGSWCCLIAVAGDYVLGWQWCDTEKKAAWAALLARFPAPTVVITDGGAGIAAALSECWSETAVQRCQVHVQRNVRTYLTGRPRTEAGKALLRLGRALTRITTATEAAAWLGGLNDWYQDHGHLVRARTYRNGTALVPGWVRANQSWWFTHDRLRKAYRLLERLSRAGTLFTYLRAEHAGLNIAPTTNRIEGGTNAQLRLILRAHRGMSEEHQKRAIEWYLYLHSENPLPPAELIAAHHYELPRPKRTVITDGTPGPERYSAGLSAEEGLWARKGWAGRT, from the coding sequence GTGCTCTGTGGTTCTGGACTCAAGCGGAACGGTAAGACCTCCGCCGGGCGGACCCGGTGGAGATGTACGGGGTGCGGTGCGAGCAGCACCAGGACCCGGCCCGATGTGGAACGCCGGGCCCAACTGGGCGCCTTTCTCGGCTGGCTCATGGGCAAGAGCTCCCAGGTCGAGTGTGTCCGGGAAGGCGCCGACCGGTCCTTCCGCCGCCGGACGGGCTGGTGCTGGAATATCGCCCCACAGATTCCCGTCACCGGCGAGGTCCACGACCAGATCCAGGTCGACGGGATTTACGTCGGCTCGTGGTGCTGCCTGATCGCGGTCGCCGGCGATTACGTCCTCGGGTGGCAATGGTGCGACACCGAGAAAAAGGCTGCGTGGGCGGCCCTGCTGGCAAGGTTCCCCGCGCCCACGGTCGTGATCACCGACGGCGGCGCCGGGATTGCCGCCGCCCTGTCTGAATGCTGGTCCGAGACCGCGGTCCAGCGCTGCCAGGTGCACGTCCAACGCAACGTCCGCACCTACCTGACCGGCCGGCCCAGAACCGAGGCCGGCAAAGCGCTCCTGCGCCTTGGCCGTGCCCTGACCAGAATCACCACGGCGACCGAAGCCGCGGCCTGGCTCGGAGGCCTGAACGACTGGTATCAGGACCACGGGCACCTCGTCCGGGCCAGGACCTACCGCAACGGCACCGCCCTCGTGCCGGGATGGGTGCGGGCAAACCAAAGCTGGTGGTTCACCCACGACCGGCTGCGCAAGGCCTACCGGCTCCTCGAACGCCTCAGCCGGGCCGGGACTCTCTTCACGTACCTGCGTGCCGAACACGCCGGGCTCAACATTGCACCCACAACCAACCGAATCGAAGGCGGCACGAACGCCCAGCTCCGTCTAATCCTCCGGGCCCACCGCGGGATGAGCGAAGAGCACCAAAAGCGCGCCATCGAGTGGTACCTCTACCTCCACAGCGAAAACCCGCTACCGCCGGCCGAGCTGATCGCGGCGCACCACTACGAGCTCCCGCGGCCGAAGCGAACGGTGATCACGGACGGTACTCCGGGCCCGGAACGTTATAGCGCCGGTCTCAGCGCCGAAGAAGGCCTCTGGGCCAGAAAAGGCTGGGCAGGACGCACCTAA